A genomic stretch from Candidatus Avedoeria danica includes:
- a CDS encoding cation-translocating P-type ATPase — protein sequence MSTSWHTLPPSAIATHLGVDPAAGLTDAEADRRRTAHGPNALVERAGVSAWRILAAQLKGPMVLVLVVAGAVSIVLGDVADAVAIAAIIVLNTGLGFAQEYRAERAMAALKQLAVSVVRVRRDGIVAERPAVDLVPGDVVLLEAGAVVPADGRWFEASALRVLEAILTGESEAVDKGTAALAPGESTSGVPVSGEPASGEPASGERAVGDRTNMAYKGTTVTAGRGVMVVVATGMATELGRIADLLQAVPEEATPLQRRLAQLGRGLGAAAIVVVAVVGAIGLWRGQPPALVLMTALSLAVAAVPEGLPTVVTIALSIGGQRLLARRALVRRLPAVETLGSVTAICSDKTGTLTENRMTVVVLDVAGHRVDLQERMEDDEPVLLASEREVDHPSIALLLTAAALCNDASLAPSTDTPGELRAVGDPTEGALVVAAARFGLRQEPLSAALPRTAERPFDAERKRMTTVHRVTNAATLPAAVQDALRFADGGTAPGVAFTKGAVDVVLELADRVWIDGRRAPLDEAQRARIAAAHDGLAASGMRVLGVAVRRMGPVAGIGGADGKGDDVDSATDAAMDAASEERLTFVGLCAMIDPPRPEARAAVALCRTAGIRPIMITGDHPLTALQIARQLGIADGAGAAGTATPVLTGAEVERLSPAELADAAEVTPVFARVSPEHKLRIVEALHAHGHVVAMTGDGVNDAPALKRSDIGVAMGITGTDVTKEAADIVLLDDDFATIVRAVEQGRVVYDNIRRFIKYALASNAGEIWVMVLGPLLGMPLPLLPLQILWVNLVTDGLPGLALAVEPAEPDVMTRPPRPPTESVFGRGLATHVLWVGALLGVTSLAAGWWGWRTGNAAWQTMLFTTLTFSQMGHAMAVRSERVSVFRLGVRSNWALFAAVTLTIGAQLAAIYVGTLQAVLHTVALSGGELGVCVGVGSVVFWAVEGGKGWRRRWGRSDRARVA from the coding sequence ATGTCCACCTCCTGGCACACCCTCCCCCCCTCCGCCATCGCCACCCACCTCGGCGTCGATCCCGCCGCCGGCCTGACCGACGCCGAGGCCGACCGCCGCCGCACCGCGCACGGCCCCAACGCCCTCGTCGAGCGGGCCGGCGTATCCGCGTGGCGCATCCTCGCGGCGCAGCTCAAGGGGCCGATGGTCCTCGTGCTCGTCGTGGCCGGGGCCGTCTCGATCGTGCTGGGCGATGTGGCGGATGCCGTCGCGATCGCGGCGATCATCGTCCTGAACACCGGCCTCGGCTTCGCGCAGGAGTACCGCGCCGAACGGGCGATGGCGGCGCTCAAGCAGCTGGCGGTGTCCGTCGTGCGTGTGCGGCGGGACGGCATCGTGGCGGAGCGGCCGGCCGTGGACCTCGTGCCGGGGGACGTCGTGCTGCTCGAGGCGGGCGCGGTCGTGCCCGCCGACGGGCGGTGGTTCGAGGCGTCGGCGCTGCGGGTGCTCGAAGCGATCCTGACGGGCGAGTCGGAGGCCGTCGACAAGGGGACGGCCGCGCTGGCGCCGGGCGAGTCGACTTCGGGCGTGCCGGTATCGGGAGAACCGGCATCGGGCGAGCCGGCATCGGGCGAGCGGGCGGTGGGCGATCGGACAAACATGGCCTACAAGGGGACGACGGTCACGGCCGGGCGCGGCGTGATGGTCGTCGTCGCAACCGGCATGGCCACCGAACTCGGCCGGATCGCCGATCTGCTGCAGGCCGTGCCGGAGGAAGCGACGCCGCTGCAGCGCCGGCTGGCGCAGCTCGGGCGCGGCTTGGGGGCGGCGGCGATCGTCGTCGTGGCGGTGGTCGGCGCGATCGGGCTGTGGCGCGGCCAGCCGCCGGCGCTCGTCCTCATGACGGCGCTCAGCCTGGCGGTCGCCGCCGTGCCGGAGGGCCTGCCGACGGTCGTGACGATCGCGCTGTCCATCGGCGGCCAGCGGCTGCTGGCGCGGCGGGCGCTTGTGCGGCGCCTGCCGGCCGTCGAGACGCTGGGCTCCGTCACGGCGATCTGCTCGGACAAGACCGGCACGCTGACCGAGAATCGGATGACGGTCGTCGTCCTCGACGTCGCCGGGCACCGCGTCGACCTGCAGGAGCGGATGGAGGACGACGAACCGGTGCTGCTGGCGTCGGAGCGTGAGGTGGACCACCCGTCGATCGCCCTGCTGCTGACCGCCGCCGCGCTGTGCAACGATGCGTCGCTCGCCCCGTCGACCGACACGCCCGGCGAGCTGCGCGCCGTCGGCGACCCGACGGAGGGCGCGCTCGTCGTCGCCGCGGCCCGGTTCGGGCTGCGGCAGGAGCCGCTCTCCGCCGCGCTGCCGCGGACGGCCGAGCGCCCGTTCGACGCCGAGCGCAAGCGGATGACGACGGTGCATCGTGTCACCAACGCCGCGACGCTGCCGGCGGCGGTTCAGGACGCGCTGCGCTTCGCGGACGGCGGCACGGCGCCGGGCGTGGCGTTCACGAAGGGGGCGGTCGACGTCGTCCTCGAGCTGGCCGACCGCGTCTGGATCGACGGTCGGCGCGCGCCGCTGGATGAGGCGCAGCGCGCACGGATCGCGGCGGCGCACGATGGTCTGGCGGCGAGCGGGATGCGGGTGCTGGGGGTGGCGGTGCGGCGGATGGGGCCGGTGGCGGGCATCGGGGGAGCGGACGGCAAAGGCGACGACGTCGACAGCGCGACGGACGCCGCGATGGACGCGGCGTCCGAAGAGCGCCTGACGTTCGTCGGCCTGTGCGCGATGATCGATCCGCCCCGCCCTGAGGCGCGCGCGGCGGTGGCGCTGTGCCGGACGGCGGGGATTCGGCCGATCATGATCACCGGCGACCATCCGCTGACGGCGCTCCAGATCGCGCGCCAGCTCGGGATCGCTGACGGCGCCGGTGCCGCGGGAACGGCGACACCCGTCCTCACCGGCGCCGAGGTCGAGCGCCTGTCGCCTGCCGAGCTCGCCGACGCAGCCGAGGTCACGCCGGTCTTCGCCCGCGTCTCGCCCGAACACAAGCTGCGGATCGTCGAGGCGCTGCACGCGCACGGCCACGTCGTGGCGATGACGGGCGACGGGGTGAACGACGCGCCGGCGCTCAAGCGCTCCGACATCGGCGTGGCGATGGGGATCACGGGCACGGACGTGACGAAGGAGGCGGCCGACATCGTCCTGTTGGACGACGACTTCGCGACGATCGTGCGCGCCGTGGAGCAGGGGCGCGTGGTCTACGACAACATCCGGCGCTTCATCAAGTACGCCCTGGCCAGCAACGCGGGCGAGATCTGGGTGATGGTCCTCGGCCCGCTGCTCGGCATGCCGCTGCCGCTGCTGCCGCTGCAGATCCTGTGGGTGAACCTCGTGACGGACGGCCTGCCCGGCCTGGCGCTGGCCGTCGAGCCGGCCGAGCCGGACGTCATGACCCGCCCGCCGCGCCCGCCGACCGAGTCCGTCTTCGGCCGCGGCCTGGCCACCCACGTCCTGTGGGTCGGCGCCCTCCTCGGCGTCACGTCGCTGGCCGCCGGCTGGTGGGGCTGGCGCACGGGCAACGCGGCGTGGCAGACGATGCTCTTCACGACGCTCACGTTCAGCCAGATGGGCCACGCGATGGCGGTGCGCTCCGAGCGGGTGTCCGTCTTCCGGCTGGGCGTGCGCTCCAACTGGGCACTGTTCGCCGCCGTGACGCTGACGATCGGGGCACAGCTGGCGGCGATCTACGTTGGGACGCTGCAGGCGGTGCTGCATACGGTGGCGTTGAGCGGGGGGGAGCTGGGGGTGTGCGTGGGGGTGGGGTCGGTGGTGTTTTGGGCGGTGGAGGGGGGGAAGGGGTGGCGGAGGAGGTGGGGGCGGTCGGATCGCGCTCGCGTGGCGTGA
- a CDS encoding AAA family ATPase yields MPTRAPSAPPPAPLPRHKDPFRIVLTGGPGGGKTTAADLLRREIGERVVVVPEAATMLFGGGFPRSDQPDARRAVQRAIYEVQRNIEDVQAARYPKRVLLCDRGTVDGAAYWPDDSRPGFFEAVHSSLEAELARYDAVLFFETAAVGGQSIEGGNPTRVEDEAYAIVLDARLRELWSQHPHFLFVPHSDSFLGKLSLALGMLQALIAGWNGGPGR; encoded by the coding sequence TTGCCCACCCGTGCCCCCTCAGCCCCGCCCCCCGCACCCCTCCCCCGCCACAAGGACCCCTTCCGCATCGTCCTCACCGGCGGCCCCGGCGGCGGCAAGACGACGGCCGCCGACCTGCTCCGGCGCGAGATCGGCGAGCGCGTCGTCGTCGTGCCCGAGGCGGCGACGATGCTCTTCGGCGGCGGCTTTCCGCGCAGCGATCAGCCGGACGCGCGGCGGGCGGTGCAGCGGGCGATCTACGAGGTCCAGCGGAACATCGAGGACGTGCAGGCCGCGCGCTACCCCAAGCGCGTCCTTCTGTGCGACCGCGGCACCGTCGACGGCGCGGCCTACTGGCCCGATGACAGCCGGCCCGGCTTCTTCGAGGCCGTCCACTCGTCCCTCGAGGCCGAGCTGGCGCGCTACGACGCGGTCCTGTTCTTCGAGACCGCGGCCGTCGGCGGCCAGTCGATCGAGGGCGGCAACCCGACGCGCGTCGAGGACGAGGCGTACGCGATTGTCCTGGACGCGCGGCTGCGCGAGCTTTGGAGCCAGCACCCGCACTTCCTGTTCGTGCCGCACTCGGACTCGTTCCTCGGCAAGCTCAGCTTGGCGCTCGGGATGCTGCAGGCGCTCATCGCCGGTTGGAACGGCGGTCCCGGCCGGTGA